In Papaver somniferum cultivar HN1 unplaced genomic scaffold, ASM357369v1 unplaced-scaffold_12, whole genome shotgun sequence, a single window of DNA contains:
- the LOC113330915 gene encoding F-box/LRR-repeat protein At3g59200-like: MGVGRDRIGELPEPLIHHILSFLPIKSIASTTILSKKWNNLWLSLPVLDFTQWRSPPAAAAYEEESDSDSDGSELHDSQDYRYYRVFKDSPPVDLSETNRFMDSLDKDKRLAMQLFSNCPVLEDLDMSNVSWKGLDVICFALPRLKFFTMGGFGREDLDNVKVKFDTHNLLSFTWCEYLPKEFIVVDSFPCLVEAGIRYSFADGYSESRYDYLYNLVEKVSHVKHLMVSHTYFRPKFLTTQVLSLKAPTASVILVSFEVDVISGKLG; this comes from the exons ATGGGTGTGGGAAGGGACAGGATCGGCGAATTACCAGAGCCCTTAATCCATCACATTCTCTCGTTTCTTCCGATCAAATCTATTGCATCCACCACTATTTTGTCAAAAAAATGGAACAATCTCTGGTTATCTCTACCCGTTCTTGATTTTACTCAATGGCGAtctcctcctgctgctgctgcatacGAGGAAGAATCCGATTCGGATTCAGACGGTTCGGAGTTGCATGATTCCCAAGACTATCGATACTATCGAGTGTTCAAAGATTCACCTCCAGTTGATTTATCAGAGACTAATAGGTTCATGGATTCTCTGGATAAG GATAAGAGATTGGCAATGCAGCTTTTTTCTAATTGCCCTGTACTTGAAGATTTGGATATGAGTAATGTTAGCTGGAAAGGTTTAGATGTCATATGTTTTGCATTGCCTCGCCTTAAGTTTTTTACCATGGGAGGTTTTGGAAGAGAAGATCTAGACAATGTTAAGGTTAAGTTTGATACACACAATTTATTATCCTTTACGTGGTGTGAATATCTTCCGAAGGAATTCATTGTTGTTGATAGCTTTCCGTGTTTAGTTGAAGCTGGTATTCGGTATAGCTTTGCCGATGGTTATTCTGAAAGCAGATATGATTATTTGTATAACCTTGTTGAGAAGGTGTCTCATGTCAAGCACCTAATGGTATCGCATACGTACTTTCGTCCCAAG TTCTTGACGACTCAAGTGTTATCCCTAAAAGCTCCCACAGCTTCCGTAATTTTGGTTAGTTTTGAAGTGGATGTTATTTccggaaaattaggctaa